TAAATATGATTTATTTAATTTCTTCTCATCTGGTGTAGTTTTAACAATTGCAACATTATAAGCACCGGGAAGTCCTGTTAAAATTTTTCCAATAGAAGCACCGTATCTTCCAATTAGAATATCATCTGCTTCACAAGTTTTAATTTTATTAGAAATTTTTACATATTCGATATGCTCAAGTTTTTTCTGAGTAAAATCACGAATTTGCAGCATCCGCACATATCCTGGCTTAAGCTGGCTATCCCATTCTTCTTTGGGAGGTTGTGTGCCGCCTTGAAAATCACAAACATCGGTTATTGGAATAAAATTCAAGTTCTCATACCCGCTCTGTTAATGAAGTTGATAAATACAAGTGTTTGAAATCCCTTACAAATCTCTTGGTTGATTCCTTCGCTTTTAAAAATAGGTTCTTCACTTTTCTTTAAATTTCGGAATTTCAAATTATAAAGGGGAAGAGAAAAAGTCTTCCACACTCTTTCAACTCCAAACCGGTTGCTTCGATACGCTTCGCCACTCAGCGTCCGGGACTTGTTTCGATATAATGGGGATGCTGAGTAGAATCCGTAGGATTCGTATCGAAGCATCACCGCATCATCCCCGCAAGCTCTTCCAATTCCTTCCTAATCTCTTCTTCCAAACCTTTTAGTTTTTCCAAAATCACTTTTGGTGATTCATAACTCACTTCTTCGAAGACATCTTCTTTGAATTTACTCATAGAAAGGTCGTAACCTTCGGCTACGATCTCGGACTTGGGAACAAAAAAATACTTCGCCTTGCGGTCGTTTGGTTTTTTGGGGTCGCGCGATTGGAATTGGGTGACGATGTCGGGAAGGTCAGAGGTATCGATTTTGGTGCGTTTGTCATCGAGAGTATACCCGTCGGCTACCATATCATAAAACCATACTTGTTCGGTGGTTCCCCCTTTCGTAAAAAGAAGGATGGCGGTACTCACCCCAGCATAAGGCTTAAAAACACCACTCGGCATGGTGATGACAGCTTTCAATTCCGATTGTTCGACAAGGATTTTACGAGCCTCAACAAATGCCTTACCGCTTCCAAAAAGAACCCCTTGAGGCACAATCACTGCCGATGTGCCTCCAATCTTTAACATCCGAAAAATTCGTTCGATAAACAAGAGTTCGGTTTTGGTTGTGGGGAGGTTAAAACCTTCATTGATATCTCCCTTATCGATATTGCCTGTAAAGGGAGGATTGGCAAGCACCACATCAAACTGGCTATCTTCATTATAAGATTTACTGAGTGTGTCCTTATAATCAATATGCGGTTGGTCAATGCCATGCATCATCAGGTTCATCAGCCCAAGGCGCACCATAGTCGTATCAATATCAAATCCATAAAAACTAGATTCCAAAATGGCTTTGGCTTTTTCGGTTAGCCCCGAACTGATCACTGCCCTTTCAAACCCATCTTCATCCACTTCAGTAACCTTAGCCGTTTTGGATTTGTGATTCTTTTTAGCAAGGTCGGTCAAAATGTACTGATAAGCGCCTAACAAAAACCCACCAGTTCCGCAAGCAGGATCAGCAACTCTTTGTCCGAGTTGTGGGCTTACAAGTTCCGCCATCAGTTTGATGATATGCCTCGGTGTGCGAAATTGTCCGTTTTTACCCGAAGTGGCAATTTCACTGAGGAGCATTTCATACACATCCCCTTGGATGTCTTGGAAGGCATGACCACCCTCCGTGGCATCTCTTTCAATCTCTTCAAAGATTTTTTCAATGATCCCAATCGCTTCCACAAGAAGGGAAGGTTTTGGCATAATAAAAACAGCATTGGCCATTGACTTTGTAAAAGGTGAGCCGCCATCCAGTTCCTTTAAAAAAGGAAACACTTTGGTTTGGACATGGAGTAACATCTCTTCGGCGGGTTTGTGTTTGAATTCACTCCAGCGTAACTCTGATTTTGCGATTGCATCACTACTCCCAGGAACCTTATACTTACCCTGAAACCGAGAGACAAATTTTTCGCCTGTAAATTCAGCGTCTCGCATCCGTTTGGTGTCCAAATCATCAATCTGTTTCATAAAGATCAGATAGGTAATTTGTTCAATGGCAGTGAGTGGATTGGAAATCCCACCACTCCAAAATAGATTCCATAGTTTGTCGATTTGTGCTTTGAGAGTGGAATTAAAAGAGACCATTATGCGGCGAGTACCTTATCTGTTAATATTAATATTTCATCGATTTCTTTCGGAGTAAAAACTCCTCGAATCCCATCGGGATGGATCTGCGTAAACGGAGCTTGGATCAAATCTTTTTTGGTGAGTGTTTCCCGTTCCAAAATAAAGTGTTTCAAAAGATCCAAAAACTGCATCTGTCTTGCAGATAAATAACTATGTTCCTGGGTAAAATGTGCAAAGGATTGGGTCACGATTTCAGGAAAACTGGGAAGCCTCTCAATGCCAAGGATATGTTTCAAAAATTGAACAAGTTTTGCCTTTCTGTTTTGGTACACCCGGCGCAAAAGATCTACTGTGATGTTAGGATGTTCTTCATGCAGTTCTTCGGCAAGCGAATGAACTTCCGATTCCGAAAGCACATTTCCCGATTGGAGTTTTTGTAAGATGGGATTCGATGATGTGAGCTCTTTGATCTTTTCTTCTACAAGTTCTTTATAACGAGTGATACTCACCGATTCGTGTTGCGGGCCAAATTCCACATATTCTTTTTCTACCACAACATCTCGCAAATCAAACTTGGCGAACGCTCGCGTCTCTCCGCTAGCTTCTATAAATTTTAATAGAGGAGAAAGTCGAGCGACCAAATTGTCAAAGTCACTTTCGGATGCTTTGGCCCAATAGGCATTGGTCTGCGCTTTGCGAATCAATTCCTCTTCCAAAGCCACCGTATTTACGGACAAGGGAAGTTCTGAGATGGTTTCTATCACACCCATTTTTAAGGTTTCAAATTTTTCGACATCCTCGTCTAACTTGGCAATGGAAACTTCAAGCACATCCCTTTCGAATCGCATGGCTTTGAAATCAACATTGGATACAGTGCGAAAGAGTGGTTTGATCACTTCTCGTAAAATTCGAATCGATTCCTTTCCCGCACCTCCCGAAAAGGAATTCCAAAAATTCGGATCTTTTGTCCGTTCTAAATCGGACTTTGCATCTTTAATCACAATGGAATTTTCTGGTAAGGTTTCGATCTGTAGTTTTAGTTTATCGATTTCATTGGAAATAATACTTGCTTCACCAAGCTCCATTGCCTTTTCCAATTTATCCACTCGAAGCCCAAACAATTTCACAGGAATCGGAATTTGATTTTTTAGCTCTTTTCCCTTTGGATTCAACTTAAAGTATTCAAAATTATCCCAACAATCTAGGACAAGAAATTGGTCTTTTTGCAAACACCAAGGAATCGTCTTTTCGGAATCAAGTAGCCGAGTCCCTCGACCGATCATCTGCCAAAACTTTGTATAGGAATACACTGGTTTGGCGAAGACCAAATTCACAAGTTCGCGAATGTCAATCCCTGTATCCAACATATCCACACTAATCCCAATCCGTGGCATATCTTGTTTTTTAAATTGATCGAGAAGTCCACCTTTACCATGCACTCTCGGATCTTCCGATACAATGACCTTTGCCAGTTCTCCTTTATACTCAGGATACAGTGTATTGAAAATAGATTCAATGGCACGGGCATGTTTGATATTCACACAAAAGAAAATACTCTTCCCAGGGATCACTCCATTGGGATCTTTAATGCACTCATCCATAAATTGTTTCACAATGAGAGTGTTAGTTCCAAGGTTTGTGACTGTTTTTTCTAATTCAGTGCCTTCGTAGTTGATTTCTTCAATTTCCTTTCCATCCAAAATCAATTGTTTTTGGTCTTCCAAAGAAATGGTTCGTTTGTTAATTCCTTCACTTTGAAACTTGGTTTTGATTTTCATCACTTGAAACGAACACAGATAAGGTGGAATATGATTCACCGCCTCTTCATAAGAATAGGCAAAGGTAGGAACTCCATCCTCGCATTCGAAGAGTTTAAAGGTATTATGATCAATGACATTGGTGGGGGTGGCAGTAAGCCCAAGCACCATCGTACTAAAATAATCCAAAATTTCTTGGTAAGTATTATAGATACTGCGATGGCTTTCATCCACGACCACCAAATCAAAAAAATGCGGAGAGAGTGGATTATTCTCATCCCGAATGATATTCAGCATTGTAGGATACGTAGAAACATAAACCCGACGATCCTTCGCAATCTCTGTTTCACCAGAATGAGGCCAACTTGGTTCATTTGGAATAAATTCTTTAAAAGCATCCAAGGCCTGTTCTCTTAAAGAAATACGATCCACCAAAAATAAAACTCGTTCCGCCCAACCTGCCCTCATCAGGGTTTCGACAAGAGCAATACAGGTTCTTGTTTTCCCTGTTCCTGTGGCCATCACAAGGAGGAATTTTCTCTTTTTCTTATCTACTGCTTCTAATACAGAACGGATTGCTTGGATCTGGAAGTCTCTTCCTGCAATCCGAGTATTAATGAATTCACCAGTAAGAGGTCGCCTAGCCCTTCTTAAATAAGCATACCGTTCCAAATCATCACGCGTTGGAAAACCATACACTTTCCTTGGGGGGCTATGTTCGATTTCCCAAAAATAAATATCATGGCCATTTGTATAAAGGCAAAAGGGAAGTTCTCCTCCCTTGGATTTTTGAATCTGATAACAGTATTGTTTTGCTTGTTCTCTTCCGATCTCCGCATCAACCGATGATTTCTTTGCTTCTACTACAGCAATGGGTTTGCCATCTTTTGCCAATAGA
This sequence is a window from Leptospira kanakyensis. Protein-coding genes within it:
- a CDS encoding type I restriction-modification system subunit M, yielding MVSFNSTLKAQIDKLWNLFWSGGISNPLTAIEQITYLIFMKQIDDLDTKRMRDAEFTGEKFVSRFQGKYKVPGSSDAIAKSELRWSEFKHKPAEEMLLHVQTKVFPFLKELDGGSPFTKSMANAVFIMPKPSLLVEAIGIIEKIFEEIERDATEGGHAFQDIQGDVYEMLLSEIATSGKNGQFRTPRHIIKLMAELVSPQLGQRVADPACGTGGFLLGAYQYILTDLAKKNHKSKTAKVTEVDEDGFERAVISSGLTEKAKAILESSFYGFDIDTTMVRLGLMNLMMHGIDQPHIDYKDTLSKSYNEDSQFDVVLANPPFTGNIDKGDINEGFNLPTTKTELLFIERIFRMLKIGGTSAVIVPQGVLFGSGKAFVEARKILVEQSELKAVITMPSGVFKPYAGVSTAILLFTKGGTTEQVWFYDMVADGYTLDDKRTKIDTSDLPDIVTQFQSRDPKKPNDRKAKYFFVPKSEIVAEGYDLSMSKFKEDVFEEVSYESPKVILEKLKGLEEEIRKELEELAGMMR
- a CDS encoding DEAD/DEAH box helicase family protein — encoded protein: MSSEKETRKQIIDKRLFEAGWNVDDHSQVLCEFEIVVEPINQSENPNSVYHGLRFSDYVLLAKDGKPIAVVEAKKSSVDAEIGREQAKQYCYQIQKSKGGELPFCLYTNGHDIYFWEIEHSPPRKVYGFPTRDDLERYAYLRRARRPLTGEFINTRIAGRDFQIQAIRSVLEAVDKKKRKFLLVMATGTGKTRTCIALVETLMRAGWAERVLFLVDRISLREQALDAFKEFIPNEPSWPHSGETEIAKDRRVYVSTYPTMLNIIRDENNPLSPHFFDLVVVDESHRSIYNTYQEILDYFSTMVLGLTATPTNVIDHNTFKLFECEDGVPTFAYSYEEAVNHIPPYLCSFQVMKIKTKFQSEGINKRTISLEDQKQLILDGKEIEEINYEGTELEKTVTNLGTNTLIVKQFMDECIKDPNGVIPGKSIFFCVNIKHARAIESIFNTLYPEYKGELAKVIVSEDPRVHGKGGLLDQFKKQDMPRIGISVDMLDTGIDIRELVNLVFAKPVYSYTKFWQMIGRGTRLLDSEKTIPWCLQKDQFLVLDCWDNFEYFKLNPKGKELKNQIPIPVKLFGLRVDKLEKAMELGEASIISNEIDKLKLQIETLPENSIVIKDAKSDLERTKDPNFWNSFSGGAGKESIRILREVIKPLFRTVSNVDFKAMRFERDVLEVSIAKLDEDVEKFETLKMGVIETISELPLSVNTVALEEELIRKAQTNAYWAKASESDFDNLVARLSPLLKFIEASGETRAFAKFDLRDVVVEKEYVEFGPQHESVSITRYKELVEEKIKELTSSNPILQKLQSGNVLSESEVHSLAEELHEEHPNITVDLLRRVYQNRKAKLVQFLKHILGIERLPSFPEIVTQSFAHFTQEHSYLSARQMQFLDLLKHFILERETLTKKDLIQAPFTQIHPDGIRGVFTPKEIDEILILTDKVLAA